Proteins from a genomic interval of Halomonas alkaliantarctica:
- a CDS encoding CsbD family protein has protein sequence MTTGKDDKAKGAGNKAAGKVKEAAGKATGSHKTEAKGKAQQAKGELQKGKGEAKESQKKQR, from the coding sequence ATGACAACGGGTAAAGATGATAAAGCTAAAGGCGCAGGCAACAAAGCAGCAGGCAAAGTGAAAGAAGCCGCGGGCAAGGCGACGGGTAGTCATAAAACAGAAGCCAAAGGTAAGGCCCAGCAGGCGAAAGGCGAACTGCAAAAAGGCAAAGGCGAAGCCAAGGAGAGCCAGAAAAAACAGCGCTAG
- a CDS encoding DASS family sodium-coupled anion symporter: protein MPTLPFKPWPTAIAVAITLLIWLVIPLPEGLTTDAWLMLAIFVGTIAAIIGKAMPIGAISIIAIAIVAASGVTSDNPGTAINDALSSYSNSLIWLIAISIMISRGLIKTGLGARIGYYFISIFGKKTLGIGYSLAFSELSIAPVTPSNTARGGGIMHPIMRSIAKGFDSRPEDGTEGKIGKYLALVNYHSNPITSAMFVTATAPNPLTVELISIATGAEIQLSWMTWALAMLLPGLVAILAMPYILYLLYPPDIKQTPHATQMARDKLAKMGKLSRDEGIMLFVFLVLLLLWADIPALFLGDSVTLNTTTSAFIGLSILLMTGVLTWDDVLAEKNAWDTLLWFGALIMMATQLNQTGLIDWFSINMQNWITMMGIGWMGASALLVLTFLYTHYFFASTTAHITAMMAAFLTVGLTLGAPPMPFVLIMAATSSIMMTLTHYATGTSPVIFGSGYLTLGEWWKAGFIMSVVNLVIWVVVGGLWWKLLGHY, encoded by the coding sequence ATGCCGACGCTGCCTTTCAAACCCTGGCCAACCGCTATAGCGGTGGCAATCACTCTACTGATATGGCTAGTTATTCCCTTACCAGAAGGCCTGACCACTGATGCCTGGCTGATGCTGGCTATTTTTGTGGGGACGATTGCTGCGATTATTGGCAAGGCCATGCCCATTGGGGCCATCTCAATCATTGCCATCGCCATTGTGGCAGCGAGTGGGGTGACTAGCGACAACCCGGGCACCGCGATTAACGATGCGTTAAGCAGCTACTCCAACTCGCTGATCTGGTTAATCGCCATCTCGATTATGATTTCCCGGGGGCTAATTAAGACGGGGCTGGGAGCCCGCATCGGCTACTATTTCATTTCGATCTTTGGCAAGAAGACGCTGGGAATCGGTTACAGCCTAGCTTTTTCAGAGCTCTCCATTGCCCCCGTAACCCCCAGCAATACTGCCCGCGGTGGCGGTATCATGCATCCCATTATGCGCTCTATTGCTAAAGGCTTTGACTCACGTCCGGAGGACGGCACGGAGGGTAAAATAGGCAAATATTTGGCGCTGGTGAACTATCACAGTAACCCGATTACCTCAGCGATGTTTGTTACCGCCACTGCCCCCAACCCACTGACAGTAGAGCTGATATCTATCGCCACTGGGGCGGAAATCCAGCTGAGCTGGATGACCTGGGCGCTCGCCATGCTACTGCCTGGTTTGGTCGCTATCCTGGCTATGCCCTATATTCTTTATCTGCTTTATCCGCCGGATATTAAACAGACACCCCACGCCACGCAGATGGCGCGGGATAAACTTGCCAAAATGGGTAAGCTCAGCCGAGACGAAGGCATTATGCTGTTTGTATTCTTAGTGCTATTGCTGCTGTGGGCAGATATCCCGGCGCTATTTCTAGGTGACTCGGTAACCCTTAATACCACCACGTCGGCGTTTATTGGACTATCGATACTGCTAATGACCGGCGTATTAACCTGGGATGATGTCCTAGCAGAAAAGAACGCCTGGGATACCCTACTCTGGTTCGGCGCCCTGATCATGATGGCTACCCAGCTCAACCAGACCGGTTTGATCGACTGGTTCTCTATCAATATGCAGAACTGGATCACCATGATGGGCATCGGCTGGATGGGAGCATCGGCCTTGCTAGTGCTGACTTTCCTCTACACTCACTACTTCTTTGCCAGCACCACCGCACATATTACTGCCATGATGGCGGCTTTTCTTACCGTTGGGTTAACACTCGGCGCACCGCCCATGCCGTTTGTGCTTATCATGGCCGCCACCTCCTCCATCATGATGACCTTAACTCACTACGCCACTGGCACGTCGCCCGTCATTTTTGGGTCGGGCTACCTAACGCTGGGCGAGTGGTGGAAAGCGGGCTTTATTATGAGCGTGGTCAATCTTGTGATCTGGGTAGTTGTCGGCGGTTTGTGGTGGAAATTACTGGGTCACTACTAA
- a CDS encoding NAD(P)-dependent alcohol dehydrogenase — protein MPTMMKAAIFVEPGRIEIDDKPIPEIGPNDALMRVTTTTICGTDIHILKGEYPVERGLTIGHEPVGVIEKLGANVKGYQEGQRVIAGAICPSFTSYACQDDCCSQDGGHHSHGYKPMGGWRFGNTIDGAQAEYLLVPDAQANLSPVPDGLTDEQVLMCPDIMSTGFAGAEAAGIKIGDIVVVFAQGPIGLCATAGAKLRGAGLIIAVDGVDERLTMAKQMGADVTIDFRKVDVVEEILKLTGGRGVDSAIEALGLQQTFESALRVLKPGGTLSSLGVYSQDLTIPLGSFCAGLGDHKIITSLCPGGKERMRRLMSIIAAGRLDLGPMVTHRYALENIVDAYDLFSHQRDGVLKVALEVS, from the coding sequence ATGCCTACCATGATGAAAGCGGCCATCTTCGTTGAGCCCGGCCGCATCGAGATAGACGATAAACCCATCCCCGAGATCGGCCCCAACGACGCACTGATGCGTGTGACCACAACGACGATCTGCGGCACCGATATCCATATCTTAAAAGGTGAATACCCGGTTGAGCGCGGCTTAACCATTGGCCACGAGCCGGTGGGCGTTATCGAAAAACTGGGGGCCAACGTTAAGGGGTACCAAGAGGGACAACGGGTAATCGCCGGGGCGATCTGCCCCAGCTTTACCTCCTATGCCTGCCAGGATGACTGCTGCTCACAGGATGGCGGTCACCACAGCCACGGTTACAAGCCGATGGGCGGCTGGCGCTTTGGGAATACCATCGACGGCGCCCAGGCCGAATACCTGCTGGTTCCCGACGCACAGGCCAATCTCTCGCCAGTACCCGATGGCCTGACCGATGAACAGGTGTTGATGTGCCCGGATATTATGTCCACCGGTTTTGCCGGTGCAGAAGCTGCCGGTATCAAAATTGGCGACATCGTGGTCGTGTTTGCTCAAGGTCCGATTGGCTTATGCGCAACCGCAGGTGCAAAGCTGCGTGGGGCGGGGTTGATCATTGCCGTAGACGGTGTTGATGAGCGCCTAACCATGGCCAAGCAGATGGGTGCGGATGTCACGATCGATTTTCGTAAAGTCGATGTGGTAGAAGAAATCCTCAAGCTCACCGGCGGGCGCGGGGTAGATTCCGCTATTGAAGCACTCGGCTTGCAGCAAACGTTCGAGTCCGCTTTGCGCGTACTAAAACCCGGCGGGACACTATCAAGCCTTGGCGTTTACTCCCAGGACCTAACGATTCCGTTGGGCTCTTTCTGTGCGGGCCTCGGCGACCATAAGATCATCACTTCGCTATGCCCCGGCGGTAAAGAGCGGATGCGCAGGCTGATGAGCATCATCGCCGCCGGTCGGTTGGATCTTGGGCCCATGGTCACCCACCGCTATGCGCTCGAGAATATCGTTGACGCCTACGATCTCTTCTCCCACCAGCGCGATGGCGTATTGAAAGTGGCGCTTGAGGTCTCCTGA